The stretch of DNA TGAGGAATAATTTTATCAAAATTTTTTCTTATATCATCTTTTTTAAGTATTGGCAAAGAAGAAATATTTTCAAGATTTATTGAATTTATATCAATTCCCCTATATTTTTCCCTGTATAAAGGCACTTCCATTGCATATTTTATTATCTTTTTAAAGCATTTCTGCCTATATTTTTCTATTTTTTCCTCTTTTTCAAATAGCCTATCAATATCTGAAATATAGTATTTTACAACTCTTGCAAGAGTAATCGGGTTGAGGAAAGAATTCATATTTTGGATGTAAATACAAATATAAAAATGTAACTAAGGCAATTTCAAAATATTTATATTTAAATCTGATATAAGGCAACATGATTAAAGCTTATATCCTCATAACTACATATGTAGGAAATCTGAAGGCAGTGCTTGAGGAAATGAGAAAATTAAAGGATATTGAGAGTATTGCGGTTGTTGCTGGTGATTATGATATAATAATAAAGGCAAAGGTTAATACTCTTGAAGAATTGATGGAATTAACAGATAAAATACATGAAATAAAGGGAGTGAAAAGGACTAATACTCAAGTTATAGAGAAAGAGATGGAAGTAGAAACATGAGGATAAGAAGAAGATATCTTTTCTATCTTTTGGCAATTCTATCATCTATTGCTCTTTCATCATCTGCAACTTTTGATAGTATAATTTCTGCAAATTATATAAAGGAGCCATGGGTTTTTTGCCTATCCTTCTTTGTTCTGAGCCTTATATTTACAATCTTAGTTTTACTTTTCCTTTCGCTTCCTTACAAGGATAAAAAAATCGGCTCTTTTCTTGACCCCTCCTTCGATGGCATAAGAATGATAAGAAAGGAGGAGCTGAAATATCATTTAATAGCGGGCTTGGGCAATGCCGGCACTACAATTGGCTATTATTTTATTGTATCGCGCCTTGTTGAGCCATCAATAATTTTATCCTTTTCAGAGCTTGTAATATTGTATCTTTTACTTGTTGAAGCGGTTGCTGAAAACAATGCCCCAACATTTGCTGAGGTTCAATCTGCAATGGTCGTTACTTTTGGTGCAATTCTTGGTTCTCTTTCTTTAAGCGGAAATGTAGATTTAAAGGCACTGCTTATTGTTTTGCTTGTCATAAATCCTACATGGGTAATGTTTTCAATAGGACAGAGAAAGCTGAAAATTTTAAGAATAAATGGAAAGGTAAATGATTCGCTTAACATAAGATTATGGAATCTGATATTCACAACAACTTTTGTTTTTATTGCAATACTTTTTGTTGATAAAAATTTTTTTAGCATGAGCCTGCAGGCAATAAAAAATTCTTTTGAATTTCTTTTAATGGGAGTTATTTCAACCTTCTTTTCAGTGGTTCTTTTCATAAGGGCTATGGGAATTGGAAAGGCG from Thermoplasmatales archaeon encodes:
- a CDS encoding Lrp/AsnC ligand binding domain-containing protein; this encodes MIKAYILITTYVGNLKAVLEEMRKLKDIESIAVVAGDYDIIIKAKVNTLEELMELTDKIHEIKGVKRTNTQVIEKEMEVET
- a CDS encoding Lrp/AsnC ligand binding domain-containing protein — encoded protein: MRIRRRYLFYLLAILSSIALSSSATFDSIISANYIKEPWVFCLSFFVLSLIFTILVLLFLSLPYKDKKIGSFLDPSFDGIRMIRKEELKYHLIAGLGNAGTTIGYYFIVSRLVEPSIILSFSELVILYLLLVEAVAENNAPTFAEVQSAMVVTFGAILGSLSLSGNVDLKALLIVLLVINPTWVMFSIGQRKLKILRINGKVNDSLNIRLWNLIFTTTFVFIAILFVDKNFFSMSLQAIKNSFEFLLMGVISTFFSVVLFIRAMGIGKASVTQAIRASSVFISIPFFYIAGKFFPVTIPTDPLLIILKIIALMLVMIGVISFALTEVKAYIFINIKPCYSIAKLSEKILDIKGITAVDVTAGSYDIIAKVRTRTLGKGYERIVRALENIKGIENFKWQSILKEWEEI